A window from Gossypium raimondii isolate GPD5lz chromosome 7, ASM2569854v1, whole genome shotgun sequence encodes these proteins:
- the LOC105783222 gene encoding 65-kDa microtubule-associated protein 3 — MSTTPSDPLLQVETTCGTLLYELQIIWDEVGETDTDRDEMLLELERECLEVYRRKVDQANRCRAQLRQTIADSEAELAAICSAMGERPVHIRQSDQNAGSLKEELSKILPQLEEMKKRKIERRNQFVQVLQQIQIITNEIYGSAKLVSSKAVVDESDLSLRKLEELHKQLNELEKEKNDRLKQVEDHLSMLNSLCLVMGMDFKLTVAEVHPSLGDSEGFWSISNNTIEQLATLIKKLQEVKIQRMQRLQDLGTTMLELWNLMDTPIEEQQMFQNVTCNIAASEHEITEPNTLSVDFIKYVEAEVSRLEELKSSKMKELVLKKRLELEEICRKTHLVPDSQSAVEDAIEAIESGAVGAATILEQIELQIAKVKEEAFSRREILERVEKWLMACDEECWLEEYNRDENRYNAGKGAHLTLKRAEKARSLVNKLPGMVEALASKTMAWEKETEVEFLYDGIRLLSMLEEYTILQQEKEQERRRLRDQKKLQGQLIAEQEALYGSKPSPSKPLSVKKGPRHSTGGASSRRVSLGGAMLPTHKPDSLHSAKATPQTLHKRTERMFQNDHLNHRHDDAIPAFSAFRRGVDIADIPVRKHSFNLVNTNELESPLVRKPFSPISSMVSSKTNTTNTLEDDGETLQKMKPVNFPYTTPSKTTFLVDEENRTPKAMCIAAMTPASTVSVPMQTAMTPAPLIIPFGKPVQEISEEIEQSFEEKRLAFVLAETLQVTTSLVQV; from the exons ATGTCTACTACGCCAAGTGATCCACTTCTTCAAGTGGAAACAACTTGCGGAACCCTTTTATATGAACTTCAG ATAATCTGGGATGAAGTTGGGGAGACAGATACTGATCGGGATGAAATGCTGCTTGAGCTTGAACGAGAATGCCTGGAAGTATACAGAAGAAAGGTAGATCAGGCAAATCGCTGTAGAGCTCAGCTAAGACAGACAATTGCTGATTCTGAAGCCGAACTTGCTGCCATCTGTTCAGCAATGGGGGAGAGGCCAGTGCATATTAGGCAG TCAGATCAAAATGCTGGAAGCTTGAAGGAGGAACTCAGCAAAATTCTTCCACAAttggaagaaatgaagaaacggaaaatagaaagaagaaaTCAATTTGTACAAGTTTTACAACAGATACAAATTATCACAAATGAGATTTATGGATCAGCCAAATTAGTTTCTTCCAAAGCAGTTGTGGATGAAAGTGACTTGTCCTTAAGGAAACTTGAAGAATTGCACAAACAGCTCAATGAACTTGAGAAAGAGAAG AATGACCGTTTAAAGCAGGTTGAGGACCACCTTAGCATGTTGAACTCACTCTGCTTGGTGATGGGCATGGATTTCAAGCTCACAGTTGCCGAGGTCCATCCTAGTTTAGGTGACTCCGAAGGATTTTGGAGTATTAGTAATAACACAATTGAGCAGTTGGCTACTTTGATTAAAAAGTTACAGGAAGTTAAGATACAGAGGATgcaaagg CTACAAGATCTTGGTACTACCATGTTGGAATTATGGAATCTGATGGATACACCTATTGAGGAGCAACAGATGTTTCAGAATGTTACCTGTAATATAGCTGCTTCAGAACATGAAATTACAGAACCCAACACTCTCTCTGTGGATTTCATCAAATAT GTTGAGGCAGAAGTTTCTAGGTTGGAAGAGTTAAAGTCTAGCAAAATGAAAGAGCTTGTCCTGAAGAAGAGATTAGAGCTGGAGGAGATATGTAGGAAGACGCACTTGGTCCCAGATTCACAAAGTGCAGTAGAAGATGCCATTGAAGCTATTGAGTCTG GGGCTGTTGGTGCTGCTACCATACTAGAACAGATTGAACTTCAAATTGCTAAGGTCAAAGAGGAAGCTTTTAGCAGGAGAGAAATACTTGAAAGGGTGGAGAAATGGTTGATGGCTTGTGACGAGGAGTGCTGGCTCGAGGAATATAACAGG GATGAAAACCGATATAATGCTGGGAAAGGTGCTCATCTTACACTGAAGCGTGCTGAGAAAGCCCGTTCATTGGTTAATAAACTTCCAG GAATGGTGGAGGCATTGGCTTCAAAGACAATGGCATGGGAAAAGGAAACAGAGGTTGAATTTTTGTATGATGGT ATTCGTCTGCTATCTATGCTTGAAGAGTATACTATTTTACAACAAGAGAAAGAGCAAGAACGGCGTAGGTTGCGG GACCAAAAGAAACTCCAGGGACAACTAATAGCAGAACAAGAGGCACTGTATGGGTCAAAACCAAGCCCATCAAAGCCCCTGAGTGTCAAAAAGGGTCCTAGGCATTCAACTGGAGGTGCAAGCAGTAGAAGAGTCTCCTTGGGAGGAGCAATGCTGCCTACTCATAAACCTGATTCCCTTCACTCTGCAAAGGCTACTCCCCAAACACTTCATAAGAGGACTGAGAGAATGTTTCAAAATGACCATTTGAATCACCGCCATGACGATGCCATTCCAGCTTTCTCAGCTT TTAGGAGAGGCGTAGACATTGCTGACATTCCTGTAAGAAAGCACTCGTTCAATCTAGTAAATACTAATGAACTAGAATCACCATTGGTTCGTAAGCCGTTCTCGCCTATCTCATCCATGGTATCTTCAAAAACCAATACAACAAACACATTAGAAGATGATGGTGAAACTTTACAGAAAATGAAACCGGTTAATTTTCCATACACTACTCCCTCGAAGACAACGTTTTTGGTTGACGAAGAGAACAGAACACCAAAGGCAATGTGTATAGCAGCCATGACTCCAGCATCCACGGTGTCAGTTCCGATGCAGACAGCCATGACTCCTGCTCCATTAATAATACCGTTCGGTAAGCCAGTTCAAGAAATTTCTGAAGAGATTGAGCAATCGTTTGAGGAAAAAAGGCTTGCTTTTGTGCTTGCTGAAACACTACAAGTAACAACATCACTGGTACAAGTATGA
- the LOC105783435 gene encoding enolase → MATIKCIKARQIFDSRGNPTVEVDVSLSDGAVARAAVPSGASTGIYEALELRDGGSDYLGKGVLKAVENVNTIIGPALVGKDPTEQAKIDNFMVQQLDGTVNEWGWCKQKLGANAILAVSLAVCKAGAMLKKIPLYQHIANLAGNKTLVLPVPAFNVINGGSHAGNKLAMQEFMILPVGASSFKEAMKMGVEVYHHLKAVIKKKYGQDATNVGDEGGFAPNIQENKEGLELLKTAIAKAGYTGKVVIGMDVAASEFYDNKDKTYDLNFKEENNDGSQKISGDSLKNVYKSFVTDYPIVSIEDPFDQDDWEHYAKMTSEIGEQVQIVGDDLLVTNPKRVEKAITEKTCNALLLKVNQIGSVTESIEAVKMSKSAGWGVMASHRSGETEDTFIADLSVGLATGQIKTGAPCRSERLAKYNQLLRIEEELGAAAVYAGAKFRAPVEPY, encoded by the exons ATGGCTACGATCAAGTGTATCAAAGCCCGTCAGATCTTCGACAGTCGTGGAAACCCCACCGTTGAA GTTGATGTTTCTCTCTCTGATGGCGCCGTCGCAAGAGCGGCTGTTCCTAGTGGTGCTTCCACTG GTATATATGAAGCTCTGGAATTGAGGGATGGAGGATCTGACTATCTTGGAAAGGGCGTGCTTAAG GCTGTGGAGAATGTTAACACAATTATTGGACCCGCTTTGGTTGGCAAG GACCCAACAGAGCAGGccaaaattgataatttcatgGTACAACAGCTTGATGGAACAGTTAATGAATGGGGTTGGTGCAAACAAAAG CTTGGAGCAAATGCTATATTGGCTGTTTCACTTGCTGTCTGTAAAGCAGGAGCTATGTTGAAGAAGATTCCCCTTTACCAG CACATTGCCAACCTTGCTGGAAATAAGACCTTGGTCTTGCCTGTACCTGCATTCAATGTTATCAATGGAGGTTCCCATGCAGGCAATAAACTAGCAATGCag GAATTCATGATTCTACCTGTTGGGGCATCTTCTTTCAAGGAAGCCATGAAGATGGGAGTGGAAGTATATCATCACCTGAAG GCTGTTATAAAGAAGAAGTATGGACAAGATGCTACCAACGTCGGTGATGAAGGTGGCTTTGCTCCTAACATTCAG GAAAATAAAGAGGGACTTGAGCTCTTGAAGACAGCTATAGCAAAAGCAGGGTATACTGGAAAG GTTGTTATTGGAATGGATGTTGCTGCTTCAGAGTTCTATGATAACAAGGATAAAACCTATGACTTGAATTTCAAGGAAGAG AACAATGATGGATCGCAAAAAATTTCAGGAGACAGTTTGAAGAATGTTTACAAGTCATTCGTGACTGATTATCCAATTGTCTCCATTGAAGATCCATTTGATCAGGATGATTGGGAGCACTATGCAAAAATGACAAGTGAAATTGGTGAACAAGTGCAGATTGTTGGTGATGATCTCCTTGTCACAAATCCTAAG CGTGTGGAGAAAGCAATTACGGAGAAGACGTGCAATGCTCTTTTATTGAAG GTGAATCAAATTGGTTCTGTGACTGAAAGTATTGAAGCTGTAAAAATGTCTAAATCTGCCGGTTGGGGAGTCATGGCAAGCCACCGCAG TGGTGAAACCGAGGATACTTTCATAGCAGACCTTTCAGTTGGGTTGGCAACA GGCCAAATCAAGACCGGCGCACCGTGCAGATCAGAACGTCTTGCCAAGTACAACCAG CTTCTGAGGATTGAAGAAGAGCTTGGAGCTGCTGCAGTTTACGCAGGAGCAAAGTTCAGAGCACCAGTGGAACCATATTGA
- the LOC105782811 gene encoding polyadenylate-binding protein, cytoplasmic and nuclear → MRRKKSRAKRRVARSNEEDTAGVDDEPGASKDAVEAAEEAGIQSEKDVNQEIDCFKEEFEEVENVVIAVMEMDSIIQHNGGDVVQIESNFTDGSIRKSELCSEVNGVSESEKSDNLDVSVECSKFEEIIEDGTVRGQNLSSNIQVMDVDSGNGIVNGEEAKDHENSEQKSLEEEPSSARIAVMTLDGQINDGYNNKDGNDREKEEESRGGREQNEDIAVSDVNEASQVVDHDSPTKQKKEKQLEIHVGGLHKEIVERDLFEIFGKFGEVQSARIVRHRTTKKSKGFAFIQYATTEQAKKALSDLKDGIEVKGKLAKLSISHDRDVLYLGRICRTWTKEDVLGKLKGYGIENIDEIQVPNDPKDDRKIKGFAFLRFNTFSDAKAALHRLRKPDIAFGNARGAKIAFARTPMHPRERVRLQVKTIYVEGIPKSWDVHKLKEICEQYAETKKVKISRNLSNKGKDFGFISFTTRGGAVACVEGMNKLRYGGNVKVKAYIARPLVQVRLQKSSCLGLKFSKRHRNSDWLKTKGQARSKGVKKESDVRAATVIYKSKIWGTKEKPAAVVYKNNQDPLNSKHTIEGKRNEQQSIAPETHDAEDGLSTKPKKTDFKRNNRKRQRNSMHSKRSSNKPEGSVLMRERNHMHSKRSSNKPEGSVVKRERNHLHSKRSSNKREGTSQGRHIRSSRSSKSRSYVRKGHGRGADSVAYRIPVKEAYAPSTSGYPGSAHGAFSGSKRPSSYMESHAGFAQPVKHNDQYLTECIAPAFHHQRQAYAGYLKLDHYERQPPAKYFKPAIGNDALPHAGFLESSFRKQSFDGARRIAKYSGPDNQGPVHGSGSAYSRPYVPNNLSYAGYEGNSNGGGYHRFRRAYTARQAHY, encoded by the exons ATGCGTCGGAAGAAGAGCAGAGCTAAACGGCGAGTCGCCCGATCCAACGAGGAAGACACGGCGGGAGTCGACGATGAGCCGGGAGCGTCGAAGGATGCTGTGGAAGCTGCCGAGGAGGCTGGTATCCAGAGTGAGAAGGACGTTAATCAAGAGATTGATTGTTTTAAAGAGGAGTTTGAGGAAGTTGAGAATGTGGTAATTGCTGTCATGGAGATGGACTCAATAATTCAACACAACGGCGGTGACGTTGTTCAAATTGAATCGAATTTTACTGATGGAAGTATTCGTAAAAGTGAATTGTGTTCAGAAGTAAATGGTGTGAGTGAGAGCGAGAAATCGGATAATTTGGATGTTAGTGTGGAGTGTAGTAAATTTGAGGAGATTATTGAGGATGGGACTGTTAGGGGACAGAATTTGAGTTCGAACATCCAAGTTATGGATGTGGATTCAGGGAATGGAATCGTCAATGGTGAGGAAGCCAAGGATCATGAAAATTCAG AACAGAAATCACTTGAAGAGGAACCCTCTTCTGCTAGAATTGCAGTCATGACATTAGATGGGCAAATCAATGATGGTTACAACAACAAGGATGGTAATGATAGGGAAAAAGAGGAGGAGAGCAGAGGTGGCCGGGAGCAAAATGAAGACATTGCAGTTAGTGATGTCAATGAAGCGTCTCAGGTAGTTGACCACGACTCTCCAACtaagcaaaagaaagaaaagcaacTGGAAATACATGTTGGAGGTCTGCATAAAGAGATAGTTGAACGAGActtgtttgaaatatttggaAAGTTTGGGGAAGTCCAAAGTGCAAGGATTGTGAGGCATCGAACCACAAAAAAAAGCAAAGGATTTGCTTTTATTCAATATGCCACAACTGAGCAAGCCAAGAAAGCTCTTTCTGACTTGAAGGATGGCATAGAG GTGAAAGGAAAGCTTGCTAAGTTATCAATCAGTCATGACCGTGATGTTCTATATCTGGGACGTATTTGCAGAACATGGACCAAAGAGGAT GTGCTTGGGAAGTTGAAAGGCTATGGAATTGAAAACATTGATGAGATACAAGTACCCAATGATCCTAAGGATGATAGGAAGATTAAAGGTTTTGCTTTCTTGAGATTCAATACCTTCTCTGATGCAAAGGCTGCATTGCACCGTTTAAGGAAACCAGATATAGCTTTTGGCAATGCAAGAGGTGCTAAAATTGCTTTTGCTCGCACCCCAATGCATCCAAGAGAGAGAGTTCGGTTACAG GTGAAAACTATTTATGTTGAGGGGATACCAAAGTCTTGGGATGTACACAAACTTAAAGAGATCTGTGAACAATATGCTGAGACTAAAAAGGTCAAAATATCTAGGAATTTAAGCAATAAAGGCAAGGATTTTGGATTCATTTCTTTCACTACCCGTGGAGGTGCTGTGGCTTGTGTGGAAGGGATGAATAAATTGCGATATGGAGGAAACGTCAAG GTTAAAGCTTATATTGCAAGGCCTCTTGTTCAAGTGCGGCTGCAAAAAAGCTCTTGTCTAGGACTGAAATTTAGTAAAAGGCATAGAAACAGTGattggttgaagacaaaaggtCAAGCCAGGTCTAAAGGCGTTAAAAAAGAGAGTGATGTGAGAGCAGCAACCGTTATATACAAGTCAAAGATTTGGGGGACCAAAGAGAAGCCAGCTGCAGTTGTGTATAAAAATAATCAGGATCCTTTGAATTCAAAGCATACAATAGAAGGTAAAAGAAATGAACAACAAAGCATTGCCCCTGAAACTCATGACGCTGAAGATGGACTATCTACCAAGCCCAAGAAAACTGATTTCAAGAGAAATAATAGAAAGAGACAAAGGAACAGTATGCACAGTAAGAGGTCATCAAACAAACCAGAAGGTTCTGTATTAATGAGAGAAAGGAACCATATGCACAGTAAGAGGTCATCAAACAAACCAGAAGGTTCTGTAGTAAAGAGAGAAAGGAACCATCTGCACAGTAAGAGGTCATCAAATAAACGAGAAG GTACCTCACAAGGTCGACATATTCGTTCTTCTCGAAGTTCAAAGAGCAGATCTTATGTACGGAAGGGTCATGGCAGGGGTGCAGATTCTGTTGCATATAGAATACCAGTTAAAGAGGCATATGCTCCATCCACTAGTGGGTATCCAGGATCAGCTCATGGTGCTTTTTCTGGATCCAAAAGGCCTTCTTCTTATATg GAATCTCATGCCGGATTCGCTCAACCTGTGAAGCACAATGACCAATATCTCACAGAATGTATCGCACCTGCTTTTCATCATCAAAGGCAAGCTTATGCAGGGTATCTTAAGCTAGATCACTATGAAAGACAACCTCCTGCTAAGTACTTCAAACCTGCTATTGGGAATGATGCCCTACCTCATGCAGGATTTCTTGAGTCTTCTTTCAGAAAGCAAAGTTTTGATGGAGCCAGAAG GATTGCCAAGTATAGTGGCCCAGACAATCAAGGGCCTGTTCATGGATCAG GATCAGCTTATTCACGCCCTTATGTTCCAAACAACTTGAGCTATGCTGGATATGAG GGAAATAGTAATGGTGGTGGCTATCATAGGTTTAGGAGAGCATACACAGCAAGGCAAGCACACTATTGA
- the LOC105783577 gene encoding probable rRNA-processing protein EBP2 homolog has product MGLRSNEVENVMEDDSDVMDDVSEEEFESESDSEEEDVKLAEPSKNSIYNRDGLIEKLEDISWPENVEWMHKLSLDIDQEKEVDVNDDLARELAFYTQALEGTRLAFEKFESMKLPFLRPPDYYAEMVKTDAHMQKVKGRLLSQKRQIEEAEERRKAREAKKIAKEVQAEKMKERAKQKKHEIEAVKKWRKQRQQSGFPAGGKDSELDLGFEDGKAFERSSKKRPGVSPGDRSGGKAKQHGGGKGKNMKNREIRNSKFGFGGRKGLKKQNTAETTNDSRGFNKGNAAGNKKRKR; this is encoded by the coding sequence ATGGGATTGCGAAGTAATGAAGTTGAGAATGTCATGGAAGATGATAGCGATGTTATGGATGATGTTAGTGAGGAAGAGTTTGAATCTGAGTCGGACTCAGAAGAGGAAGATGTGAAGTTGGCCGAGCCTTCGAAGAACTCTATATACAATAGAGATGGGCTTATTGAGAAGCTGGAAGATATCAGCTGGCCGGAAAATGTTGAATGGATGCACAAGCTTTCTCTTGATATTGATCAAGAAAAAGAGGTGGATGTGAACGATGACCTGGCTAGAGAGCTTGCTTTCTACACGCAGGCATTGGAGGGGACAAGGTTGGCATTTGAGAAGTTTGAGTCGATGAAGCTACCTTTCCTTAGGCCTCCGGATTATTATGCGGAGATGGTTAAGACAGATGCCCATATGCAGAAGGTGAAAGGCAGGCTTTTGTCACAGAAGAGACAGATTGAAGAGGCTGAGGAGAGGAGAAAGGCCAGAGAAGCCAAGAAAATTGCTAAGGAGGTTCAAGCTGAGAAGATGAAAGAAAGAGCCAAGCAGAAAAAACATGAGATCGAGGCTGTTAAGAAGTGGAGGAAGCAAAGGCAGCAGAGCGGCTTCCCTGCCGGTGGTAAAGACAGTGAGCTAGACTTGGGTTTTGAAGATGGTAAAGCATTCGAGAGATCCAGCAAGAAAAGGCCAGGGGTGTCACCTGGGGATCGATCCGGAGGGAAGGCAAAGCAGCATGGTGGTGGAAAAGGTAAGAATATGAAAAACAGGGAGATCAGGAATTCTAAGTTTGGATTTGGAGGAAGGAAAGGCTTGAAGAAACAGAACACTGCTGAAACCACTAATGATTCTAGGGGCTTCAACAAAGGCAATGCTGCTGGtaataagaaaaggaaaaggtgA
- the LOC105783698 gene encoding protein trichome birefringence-like 18, with protein sequence MTLASSKTSLKMAAFPRGVSFIAASMALLAMFLIFGSWLLVSYPITSTVSEYISGVNRKIVLPAKDVSGSSLEQLTMTSNSSGVDNSEDAQVSIRSSVDKDSLQSESNKQLPTTKDSVDLRRNEIPEEPVQLPESSFGATEKKVSTSSSASSNASESNSVESGSLDSRKNGVLEKPGQLSESLSRPTEKKVDTSSSASSNTSENNSVDSGCDLYDGKWFYDPQGPSYTNSSCPIITQMQNCQGNGRPDKDYENWRWKPSQCALPRFDAKKFLELMRGKTLAFIGDSVARNQMESMVCLLWQVEVPKNRGNRRMHRWYFKSTSVMIVRVWSSWLVRQTNEKFDFAPEGVTKLHLDAPDDNLMELIPKFDVIVLSSGHWFAKQSVYVLNNEIVGGQLWWPDRSRPMKVNNVDAFGISVETILSALVTHPNYTGLTIVRSFSPDHYEGGAWNTGGSCTGKVKPLATDELVENGFTSIMHKKQVTGFELAVKKATNKSKLRMMDITKVFGYRHDGHPGPYRSPDPNKITKVGPNGKPPPQDCLHWCMPGPVDTWNELVLEIIRRDFEGHQNFP encoded by the exons ATGACATTGGCTTCCTCAAAAACTTCTCTTAAAATGGCTGCTTTCCCACGGGGCGTTTCCTTCATTGCAGCTTCAATGGCATTACTAGCAATGTTCTTAATTTTTGGTTCTTGGCTTCTGGTTTCATATCCTATCACTTCAACTGTTAGTGAGTATATTTCTGGTGTCAATAGGAAAATAGTTTTGCCTGCTAAGGATGTATCAGGGTCGAGTTTAGAACAGCTCACAATGACTTCAAATAGTTCTGGTGTTGATAATAGTGAAGATGCACAAGTATCCATTAGATCTTCTGTTGATAAGGATTCATTGCAATCGGAGTCTAACAAGCAACTGCCTACTACAAAAGATTCAGTTGATTTAAGAAGAAATGAGATACCGGAGGAACCTGTACAGCTTCCAGAATCTTCGTTTGGAGCAACAGAAAAGAAGGTGAGCACTTCAAGTTctgcatctagcaatgcatctgAGAGCAATTCAGTTGAGTCAG GTTCTCTTGATTCAAGAAAAAATGGGGTGCTGGAGAAACCTGGACAGCTTTCAGAGTCATTGTCTAGACCAACAGAAAAGAAGGTGGACACTTCCAGTTCTGCATCTAGCAATACATCTGAGAACAATTCAGTTGATTCAG GCTGTGATCTGTACGATGGAAAGTGGTTCTATGATCCACAAGGGCCATCATACACCAACTCCTCTTGCCCTATCATAACACAGATGCAGAATTGCCAGGGTAATGGGAGGCCTGACAAGGATTATGAGAATTGGCGTTGGAAACCCTCTCAATGTGCCCTTCCCAGATTTGATGCTAAGAAGTTTCTAGAGTTGATGAGAGGAAAGACACTTGCTTTCATTGGTGATTCTGTTGCTCGAAATCAGATGGAATCAATGGTGTGTCTTCTCTGGCAG GTTGAAGTTCCAAAAAATCGAGGAAATCGAAGAATGCATCGATGGTATTTCAAGTCTACATCTGTAATGATTGTCCGGGTATGGTCCTCCTGGCTTGTCCGTCAAACTAATGAAAAATTTGACTTTGCTCCCGAAGGTGTTACCAAGCTGCATCTCGATGCTCCTGATGACAACTTGATGGAACTCATCCCAAAGTTTGATGTGATTGTTCTTTCTTCTGGCCATTGGTTTGCCAAACAGTCTGTCTATGTATTGAACAATGAGATTGTGGGAGGACAATTATGGTGGCCGGATCGTTCTCGTCCTATGAAGGTCAATAATGTTGACGCATTTGGAATATCTGTTGAGACAATTCTGTCTGCTCTTGTTACACATCCTAATTACACAGGCCTGACTATTGTACGTTCCTTTTCTCCTGACCATTATGAAGGTGGAGCTTGGAATACAGGTGGATCATGTACCGGAAAGGTAAAGCCTCTTGCAACTGATGAACTAGTGGAAAATGGCTTTACGAGTATAATGCATAAGAAACAAGTGACGGGTTTTGAACTTGCTGTTAAGAAAGCGACGAATAAGTCCAAGTTGAGGATGATGGATATTACCAAAGTGTTCGGGTATCGACATGATGGGCATCCAGGCCCTTATCGAAGCCCTGATCCAAATAAGATCACAAAAGTTGGCCCAAACGGAAAGCCTCCACCTCAAGATTGCTTGCACTGGTGCATGCCAGGTCCTGTTGATACCTGGAATGAATTAGTGCTGGAGATTATAAGAAGAGACTTTGAGGGTCATCAAAACTTTCCATGA